A single window of Nicotiana tomentosiformis chromosome 1, ASM39032v3, whole genome shotgun sequence DNA harbors:
- the LOC104095446 gene encoding uncharacterized protein At5g49945 — MAKRSFSLSHFSSFFLPRGDTLFYLIALFSILSLLLHHLSPVSAAENRHFEGFDADEVDDFAEPIDPIISSTPPPPLTTTLSVSDPVESHHGPPDPAPPVTSQPSDPKPASTSFDYWDEDEFEGIPQSLPSDSPLITESVTATPTSSDSDPNLKSEPEPEPEIPKSISSYTVEIVCVSFLIMFVINYFTGKKENENLALAWASKFATKDSIFEKNFSLLGVGETDDSPLLLKEGQNVFKFYASGRRFCQGLLATMELKSRHDLISRLYNMVVPCKDEITFEVYMNDDAMDHVVLAVARKKLAKTMQKEITDLQRFASLVSPPSGRKWVAEELAVVSESKEVAGDMINETVLDQVFGDKAYEKFGKGFISVHFSDQHLGSHKKMLIFKFALPDAKNMADMTRLVALVPYYIDLVGRYKLSSHARTKTDGARTKIAQEIYKELQNARQEALQRKKAEQRKKIEEAEAKLSAEALRKKEAKERARQMKKAMPKMKMTRAG, encoded by the exons ATGGCGAAGCGGTCCTTTTCCCTTTCTCATTTCTCCTCCTTCTTCCTCCCTAGAGGCGACACTCTCTTTTACCTTATTGCCCTTTTCTCCATCCTTTCCCTCCTCCTCCACCACCTCTCCCCCGTCTCCGCCGCCGAGAACCGCCACTTCGAGGGTTTCGACGccgatgaagtcgatgacttcgcTGAACCCATCGACCCAATCATCTCCTCCACCCCACCACCTCCCCTTACCACTACTCTCTCCGTCTCCGACCCTGTTGAATCCCACCACGGCCCTCCTGATCCAGCCCCTCCCGTTACATCTCAGCCGTCCGATCCAAAACCAGCTTCAACATCCTTTGACTACTGGGATGAGGATGAATTCGAAGGTATTCCTCAATCTTTACCCTCTGATTCCCCTTTAATTACTGAATCTGTCACTGCCACTCCCACTTCTTCCGATTCCGATCCTAATTTGAAATCTGAACCAGAGCCCGAGCCTGAAATCCCGAAATCCATATCTTCCTATACTGTTGAGATTGTTTGTGTTTCTTTCTTGATTATGTTTGTAATAAACTATTTTACTGGAAAAAAAGAGAATGAGAACTTAGCATTAGCTTGGGCTAGTAAATTTGCAACAAAAGACTCTATCTTTGAGAAGAATTTTAGCTTATTGGGTGTTGGGGAAACCGATGATTCACCATTGTTGTTGAAAGAAGGACAAAATGTGTTCAAATTTTATGCTAGTGGGAGGAGATTTTGCCAGGGTTTGTTGGCTACGATGGAGCTTAAAAGCAGGCATGATTTGATTTCGAGGTTGTATAATATGGTGGTGCCTTGCAAAGATGAGATAACGTTTGAGGTGTATATGAATGATGATGCAATGGACCACGTGGTTCTTGCTGTGGCTAGGAAGAAACTGGCCAAGACGATGCAAAAGGAGATTACGGATCTTCAGAGGTTTGCATCGTTGGTGAGCCCGCCCAGTGGGAGGAAATGGGTTGCTGAAGAGTTGGCTGTTGTTTCCGAGTCGAAGGAGGTGGCTGGGGATATGATCAATGAAACTGTGCTCGATCAG GTTTTCGGTGACAAAGCATATGAGAAATTTGGCAAAGGTTTCATCTCGGTGCATTTCTCTGATCAACATCTGGGTTCACACAAGAAGATGCTGATATTCAAGTTTGCTCTCCCTGATGCCAAAAACATGGCTGATATGACCCGGCTTGTGGCTCTTGTACCTTATTACATTGACTTAGTTGGACGATACAAGTTGAGCTCGCAT GCCCGCACAAAAACTGATGGAGCAAGAACGAAGATTGCTCAAGAGATTTACAAAGAACTACAGAATGCCAGGCAGGAAGCGCTGCAGAGGAAGAAGGCTGAGCAGAGAAAGAAGATAGAGGAAGCTGAGGCTAAGCTTAGTGCAGAGGCTCTTCGCAAGAAAGAGGCTAAAGAGCGTGCTCGGCAGATGAAGAAGGCAATGCCAAAAATGAAAATGACCCGGGCTGGGTAG
- the LOC104095445 gene encoding embryogenesis-associated protein EMB8-like, with the protein MDCIELSSESPYELLLKAAFLIPVNHYFLGFLFLLCVFLYHFVEIHFFQDLFTAFRGQPVSLTFNSGCELYQEVVSKCKILHGRYLSTPWLCSPHIQTAFLQFFGRAPVCNYRRQIFRTSDGGTIALDWLANADVKKPAIERSDGFHGDDKGPIMVVIPGLTSDSDSAYIKHLAFKMAKSGWNVVVSNHRGLGGVSITSDCFYNAGWTEDARKVIDHLHAQYPQAPLFAVGTSIGANVLVKYLGEEGVNTAIVGAAAICSPWDLLIGDRFIKRRLVQRFYDRALTIGLKDYAKLHQSTWSRLADWEGIAKSCSVRDFDHHATRILANLETVDTYYRKASCTSYIGNVMVPLLCISSLDDPVCTREAIPWDECRANKNIVLATTHHGGHLAYFEGITAKSSWWVRAVEEYFHALKSSSLIHRENMQNTTVVTPLESSIDQAPYVNVREDGMITAFSNEPSGEVGSQQNEQLAEDDNAGDSVRGVNATVQQEETNATTQLDPAPKADFDAMLVPVKRCLNQLSRRSKISMWVLAYAAIITTLPILGSALPLFFKKKLRNIFSLSSPKR; encoded by the exons ATGGATTGCATTGAGTTAAGCTCAGAATCCCCATATGAGCTTTTGCTTAAAGCTGCTTTCTTGATACCTGTAAATCATTATTTCTTGGGCTTCCTGTTTTTACTGTGTGTATTCCTCTATCATTTCGTGGAGATTCACTTCTTTCAAGATTTATTCACTGCGTTTAGGGGACAACCTGTGTCTTTGACCTTTAACTCTGGCTGTGAGCTGTATCAAGAGGTCGTTTCTAAGTGTAAAATTCTACATGGCAG GTATTTGTCTACTCCATGGCTTTGCAGTCCTCATATTCAGACTGCCTTTTTACAGTTCTTTGGAAGGGCACCCGTTTGCAACTATAGAAG ACAGATATTTCGCACGTCTGATGGTGGGACAATAGCTTTGGATTGGCTAGCAAATGCGGATG TTAAAAAGCCAGCCATTGAACGTTCTGATGGATTTCATGGTGATGATAAAGGTCCCATCATGGTAGTGATTCCTGGTTTAACAAGTGACTCTGATTCTGCT TACATAAAGCATCTTGCTTTTAAGATGGCTAAAAGTGGATGGAATGTCGTCGTGAGCAATCATCGGGGTCTCGGCGGAGTGTCAATAACT TCTGATTGCTTTTATAATGCTGGATGGACGGAGGATGCCCGCAAAGTCATTGACCATCTTCATGCCCAATACCCCCAAGCTCCTTTATTTGCTGTTGGGACTAGCATTGGTGCCAATGTTCTG GTAAAATATCTAGGTGAGGAAGGAGTTAATACTGCGATTGTCGGGGCAGCTGCAATATGTTCTCCTTGGGACCTTTTG attGGTGATAGGTTTATTAAACGCAGGCTTGTGCAGAGATTCTATGACAGAGCTCTTACGATTGGATTGAAAGATTATGCCAAGCT GCATCAAAGTACTTGGTCTCGTTTGGCAGATTGGGAAGGCATTGCTAAG TCATGTTCTGTCCGAGATTTTGACCACCATGCTACTCGTATTCTTGCTAATCTTGAG ACTGTTGATACATATTACAGAAAAGCAAGCTGTACCAGTTATATAGGGAATGTGATGGTTCCCCTCCTCTGCATTAGTAGCTTGGATGATCCAGTCTGTACAAGAGAAGCAATTCCATGGGATGAATGTCG GGCAAACAAAAATATCGTACTAGCTACCACACACCATGGGGGACACTTGGCATATTTTGAAGGGATTACTGCAAAAAGTTCCTG GTGGGTTAGGGCTGTTGAAGAATATTTTCATGCTTTGAAATCCAGCTCATTGATCCATCGAGAAAAC ATGCAGAATACCACAGTGGTTACTCCCCTGGAATCATCCATTGATCAGGCACCATATGTGAATGTCAGAGAAGACGGAATGATAACTGCATTTAGCAATGAGCCATCAGGTGAAGTAGGAAGTCAGCAGAATGAGCAATTGGCTGAAGATGACAATGCTGGAGATAGTGTTAGAGGTGTCAATGCTACAGTGCAGCAAGAAGAAACAAATGCAACAACTCAGCTTGATCCTGCTCCGAAAGCAGACTTTGATGCAATGCTGGTTCCTGTTAAAAGATGTCTTAATCAGCTCTCTCGGCGTAGCAAGATTTCAATGTGGGTACTTGCATATGCTGCAATCATAACCACATTGCCAATTCTCGGTTCAGCTCTACCACTGTTTTTCAAGAAAAAGCTGCGCAATATTTTCTCGCTATCCTCTCCCAAAAGATGA